From Flavobacterium alkalisoli, the proteins below share one genomic window:
- a CDS encoding outer membrane beta-barrel protein, translating to MITRFFAKRVLAFLFFSFIVLQANAQITVKPGVRGGVNFSVLTADVFDVRPDVYLGGLAEIKLAKFYALQPEINYSRQGATANFMYDAGFGRYGEYDKDYSLQYLNINLINKFYVFHGLHALVGPSMDFKLSDNMGSDFGEEVRNYDIGLNLGIGYTFPIGLTIESRFKFGFLDVFGHDDPDYYDNYYNNSYFDGPVVNGVFQTGVTYTFDTKRK from the coding sequence ATGATTACCAGATTTTTTGCTAAGCGAGTATTAGCTTTTTTATTTTTTTCGTTCATTGTTTTACAGGCAAATGCACAAATTACGGTGAAACCGGGAGTTAGGGGAGGTGTAAACTTTAGTGTATTAACTGCCGATGTCTTTGATGTTAGGCCCGATGTTTATTTAGGAGGACTTGCCGAAATTAAGTTGGCTAAATTTTATGCACTACAGCCCGAAATTAATTATTCAAGACAGGGAGCAACAGCTAATTTTATGTACGATGCCGGATTTGGCAGGTATGGGGAGTATGATAAGGATTATTCTTTGCAGTACCTTAATATTAACCTGATTAATAAGTTTTATGTTTTCCATGGACTGCATGCATTAGTAGGGCCGTCAATGGATTTTAAGCTTTCCGATAATATGGGTTCCGATTTTGGGGAAGAGGTAAGAAACTATGACATAGGACTTAACTTAGGTATAGGTTATACTTTCCCGATTGGGCTTACAATTGAAAGTCGTTTTAAATTTGGATTCCTAGATGTTTTTGGACATGATGATCCTGATTATTACGACAATTATTATAATAACAGTTATTTTGACGGGCCTGTAGTAAATGGAGTTTTCCAAACAGGCGTTACCTATACTTTTGATACAAAAAGGAAATAA
- a CDS encoding outer membrane beta-barrel protein produces the protein MKKVFVLMLLCLFTSVLSAQISAKPGLRVGANFSNFSHTDFDYRTDFYVGGFVALQLTDFYAIQPEINYSRQGAVADLRYYDNGTITSFEKDIEIEYLSMVFINRFSFYNVNMHMGPTFDIELNSSVPTNIDFDMGVTMGIGYTLPMGLTIEARWKRGLFDVLETDDYNGTINTVGDNNANNVFQLGLAYSFKAKGASK, from the coding sequence ATGAAAAAAGTATTTGTATTGATGCTGTTGTGTTTGTTCACATCAGTATTAAGTGCTCAGATTAGTGCTAAGCCCGGACTTAGGGTAGGAGCGAACTTTTCTAATTTTTCCCATACGGATTTTGATTACAGGACCGATTTTTATGTGGGCGGATTTGTAGCTTTGCAGCTTACTGATTTTTATGCCATACAACCCGAGATAAATTATTCAAGGCAGGGTGCTGTTGCCGATTTAAGGTATTATGATAACGGTACAATTACCAGTTTTGAGAAGGATATAGAAATAGAATATCTTTCAATGGTATTTATTAATCGTTTCAGTTTTTACAATGTAAATATGCACATGGGGCCTACATTTGATATTGAGTTAAACAGTAGTGTACCAACCAATATTGATTTTGATATGGGGGTTACCATGGGTATAGGGTATACGCTCCCTATGGGGCTTACTATTGAGGCCAGATGGAAACGTGGTTTGTTTGATGTGCTGGAAACCGATGATTATAACGGCACAATTAATACTGTAGGAGATAATAATGCCAATAATGTTTTCCAGTTGGGATTGGCTTATAGCTTTAAGGCTAAAGGAGCTTCGAAATAA
- a CDS encoding outer membrane beta-barrel protein, whose product MKKKLLFAFFMLGLFAASAQVTFKPGFRAGANFSRLTNTDLDTKTDFYVGAIGALKLTRFYTLQPEIGYSRQGAKGDLYFYDSYYGESYTENVDIKLEYVTLTLINKFTFNDAINFQVGPTFDIGTNVDNRYQNDVDLGITAGIGYTLPFGLSIEGRVKKGIADVLDTYYYSDGSNYYYEDHSNTNLVFQVGISYTFDVKGASN is encoded by the coding sequence ATGAAAAAGAAATTACTATTTGCATTTTTTATGCTGGGCCTTTTTGCGGCATCTGCCCAGGTAACATTTAAGCCAGGATTTAGGGCGGGAGCTAATTTTTCCAGGCTTACCAATACAGATCTTGATACAAAAACCGATTTTTATGTAGGTGCTATAGGTGCGCTTAAACTTACCAGATTTTATACCCTGCAGCCTGAAATAGGTTATTCACGCCAGGGAGCTAAAGGTGATTTGTACTTTTACGATTCATATTATGGAGAAAGCTACACAGAGAATGTAGATATAAAACTGGAGTATGTAACATTAACCCTTATAAACAAGTTTACGTTTAATGATGCTATTAACTTTCAGGTAGGGCCAACATTTGATATAGGCACAAATGTGGATAACAGATATCAAAATGATGTAGATCTTGGCATTACTGCGGGTATTGGCTATACACTTCCCTTTGGTCTAAGTATAGAGGGACGTGTTAAGAAAGGTATTGCTGATGTACTCGACACCTATTATTATAGTGATGGTTCAAATTATTATTATGAAGATCACTCTAATACAAACCTTGTGTTCCAGGTAGGTATTTCTTATACTTTTGATGTAAAAGGAGCAAGTAATTAG
- a CDS encoding outer membrane lipoprotein carrier protein LolA, whose product MKNSIIYMFFLLTVFTINAQEQKMTAAEITAFKNGVINVSKNTKTLTADFTQFKHMDFLSNDIETSGKMNFKFPDMLLWQYTKPYSYSVAFKKNKVSVNDAGKKSEMDLSSSKMFAKLNGLIVGTVNGNMFDENEFAISYFKTAEYNISKLVPKDATLKKYIKQVELYFDKRGSMVSQVKMIEPSGDYTIIVFKNKVANASIPDSVFSN is encoded by the coding sequence ATGAAGAATAGTATTATCTATATGTTTTTTTTGCTGACTGTATTTACAATAAATGCACAGGAGCAAAAAATGACTGCTGCCGAGATTACGGCCTTTAAAAACGGTGTTATAAATGTGTCTAAAAATACAAAGACCCTTACTGCCGATTTTACTCAGTTTAAGCATATGGATTTCCTGTCTAACGATATTGAGACTTCCGGGAAAATGAACTTTAAGTTTCCGGATATGCTGTTATGGCAATATACCAAGCCTTACAGTTACAGTGTAGCGTTTAAAAAAAACAAAGTATCTGTTAACGATGCCGGAAAAAAGAGCGAAATGGATTTGAGCAGCAGTAAAATGTTTGCCAAGCTTAACGGTCTTATTGTAGGTACAGTAAACGGTAATATGTTTGATGAAAATGAGTTTGCCATCAGTTACTTTAAAACAGCAGAATACAATATCAGCAAGCTTGTTCCTAAAGATGCTACGCTAAAAAAGTACATAAAGCAGGTTGAGCTTTATTTTGATAAAAGGGGAAGTATGGTGTCTCAGGTTAAAATGATAGAGCCATCGGGAGATTATACTATAATTGTATTTAAAAATAAAGTTGCCAATGCGTCAATTCCGGATTCAGTATTTTCTAATTAG
- a CDS encoding polysaccharide deacetylase family protein: MLVVLLLIILSFFVAIAWWMFLLPVLLWVIITGVGSAFIFTGYHIKTYCKNTAVKDRKIAITFDDGPTPETTKVLDLLKKHNAKATFFCIGSQIEKHPDIFKAILDDGHTVGNHTYSHSPKVGFFPAQKFREELEITNGLIEKYSGKKSLFFRPPFGVTNPNIAKAVKATGHYVIGWNIRSLDTVIKGENRLLNRIKKRLTPGSIILLHDTSQKTVNVLEQLLVLLEQNKYEAVTVNQLLNIPAYEE; encoded by the coding sequence TTGTTAGTAGTACTACTGTTAATTATCCTGTCCTTTTTTGTTGCTATAGCCTGGTGGATGTTTCTCTTACCGGTCTTGCTTTGGGTTATAATAACAGGCGTGGGTTCTGCCTTTATATTTACCGGTTACCATATTAAAACCTATTGTAAAAATACAGCTGTAAAGGATAGAAAAATAGCTATTACTTTTGATGACGGCCCAACGCCCGAAACTACTAAAGTACTTGATCTTTTAAAAAAGCATAATGCTAAGGCTACGTTTTTTTGTATTGGCTCGCAAATAGAAAAACACCCTGATATTTTTAAAGCAATATTGGATGATGGCCATACAGTTGGCAACCATACGTATAGCCATTCGCCAAAAGTGGGTTTTTTCCCCGCTCAAAAATTTAGGGAAGAACTTGAGATTACTAACGGTTTAATTGAAAAATATTCAGGAAAAAAATCTCTTTTTTTCAGGCCACCGTTTGGAGTAACTAATCCTAATATTGCCAAAGCTGTAAAAGCAACCGGTCACTATGTAATAGGCTGGAATATACGCTCTCTTGATACGGTAATTAAGGGTGAAAACCGCCTGCTTAACCGTATTAAAAAAAGGCTTACACCGGGGAGTATAATACTGCTGCATGACACATCCCAAAAAACCGTAAATGTTTTGGAACAATTATTGGTACTTTTGGAGCAAAACAAATATGAAGCCGTTACGGTAAACCAATTGCTAAATATTCCTGCTTATGAAGAATAG
- a CDS encoding beta-ketoacyl synthase N-terminal-like domain-containing protein: MKKCYINGVGCVSAQKTFGDGFLDEIIVNKDNNILEISQPDYKEFIAPAAGRRMAKGVKNGIVASAMALKEAGLEQPDAIITGTGMGCVVDSEKFLKAILDNNEEFLTPTSFIQSTHNTVGGQIALGLQCKAYNFTYVNGAVSFESALIDAQLQIEEGEANAVLTGGVEEAGEATMHFLEIKGNIKSKGQPDYDVLTSTSKGSVFSEGAVFFVLSGDKQQTTYAELKDVAIYNILEKEEVEGKLKDFLKHNNLDISDIDAVVLGYNGDVEFDAYYNELAKNKLSNIPQLYYKHLSGEYNTASAFGLWLASQVVKKQHVPSEVLINSIGKKEYRNIVLYNQYQGKDHSFTLVSKC; encoded by the coding sequence ATGAAAAAGTGTTATATAAACGGTGTTGGTTGTGTTTCTGCACAAAAGACTTTTGGAGATGGTTTTCTTGATGAGATTATTGTTAATAAAGACAATAATATTCTTGAGATAAGCCAGCCTGATTATAAAGAATTTATTGCCCCTGCTGCCGGAAGAAGAATGGCTAAGGGGGTTAAGAACGGAATAGTGGCATCGGCAATGGCTTTAAAAGAAGCCGGTTTAGAACAACCTGATGCTATTATTACCGGGACTGGTATGGGCTGTGTAGTGGATTCTGAGAAATTCCTTAAAGCCATACTGGATAACAATGAGGAGTTCCTTACGCCAACTTCCTTTATTCAGTCTACCCATAATACCGTGGGAGGGCAAATTGCCCTTGGCCTGCAATGTAAGGCTTACAATTTTACCTATGTTAACGGAGCGGTTTCGTTTGAATCGGCGCTGATTGATGCACAGCTTCAAATTGAAGAGGGAGAAGCCAATGCAGTACTTACCGGAGGTGTCGAAGAGGCAGGTGAAGCAACAATGCATTTTCTGGAGATAAAAGGAAATATAAAAAGCAAAGGGCAGCCTGATTATGATGTACTGACTTCTACTTCAAAAGGATCGGTGTTTTCAGAAGGTGCTGTGTTTTTTGTACTTTCAGGAGACAAACAGCAAACTACCTATGCCGAACTAAAGGATGTGGCAATCTATAACATTCTTGAAAAAGAGGAGGTGGAAGGAAAACTGAAAGATTTCCTTAAACACAACAATCTCGATATAAGTGATATTGATGCTGTTGTACTGGGCTACAACGGCGATGTGGAGTTTGACGCTTACTATAACGAACTGGCAAAAAATAAATTAAGTAATATCCCGCAATTGTATTATAAACATTTAAGTGGGGAGTATAATACTGCATCTGCCTTTGGTTTATGGCTTGCTTCTCAGGTTGTAAAAAAACAGCATGTTCCATCAGAAGTACTTATTAATTCCATCGGAAAGAAAGAATATAGAAATATAGTGCTGTACAACCAGTACCAGGGTAAAGACCATAGTTTTACATTAGTATCAAAATGCTGA
- a CDS encoding beta-ketoacyl-[acyl-carrier-protein] synthase family protein: protein MSGRVAITGMGIISSIGTSVEESFNALIHNKPGITAIENIQTIHANAIKVGEIKKTNAELEQELGLDADNNYSRTAMLGALAAKQAVQNAGINDINEYNTGIISATSVGGMDMTEKFFYDYFDKEESRKYIDSHDAGDSTHKIAQQLGLKGVVTTISTACSSAANAIMLGARLIKAGKLDRVIVGGTDALSKFTINGFKTLMILSDTYNTPFDNNRKGLNLGEAAAFLVLESDEVVKKQNKKVLAYLSGYGNANDAYHQTASSENGEGAYLAMEKAFKVSGLKPQDIDYINAHGTATPNNDLSEGRALIRTFGTNVPHFSSTKPFTGHTLAAAAAIEAVFSVLALQHNKVFPNLNYKTKMEEFDLVPQTVLMEKEINHVLSNSFGFGGNCSTLLFSKS, encoded by the coding sequence ATGAGTGGTAGAGTTGCCATAACGGGTATGGGTATTATTTCTTCAATAGGAACTTCTGTTGAAGAGAGCTTTAATGCGCTTATACATAACAAACCGGGCATAACTGCCATAGAAAACATACAAACCATTCATGCAAATGCCATTAAGGTTGGTGAAATTAAAAAGACCAATGCTGAGCTGGAGCAGGAACTGGGCCTGGATGCGGATAATAACTACTCACGTACTGCAATGCTTGGTGCTTTGGCAGCAAAACAGGCGGTACAGAATGCAGGTATAAACGATATTAACGAGTACAACACTGGTATTATATCTGCAACAAGTGTAGGCGGAATGGATATGACCGAAAAGTTCTTCTACGATTATTTCGATAAGGAAGAAAGCAGGAAGTATATCGATTCTCATGATGCAGGCGACTCAACTCATAAAATAGCCCAACAGCTAGGTCTTAAAGGTGTGGTTACTACCATAAGCACGGCATGCTCTTCGGCAGCAAATGCCATTATGCTTGGTGCAAGGCTTATTAAGGCCGGAAAGCTGGACAGGGTTATTGTAGGTGGTACTGATGCACTTTCAAAATTTACCATAAACGGTTTTAAGACACTTATGATATTATCGGATACCTATAATACTCCTTTCGATAATAACAGGAAGGGACTTAACCTGGGTGAGGCTGCTGCTTTTCTGGTTTTAGAATCGGATGAGGTGGTGAAAAAGCAAAACAAAAAAGTACTAGCCTATCTTTCGGGCTATGGCAATGCCAATGATGCTTACCATCAAACCGCTTCTTCAGAAAACGGGGAAGGTGCTTACCTTGCAATGGAAAAGGCATTTAAGGTGTCGGGACTTAAACCACAGGATATAGATTATATTAATGCACATGGTACGGCAACCCCTAATAACGATCTTTCGGAAGGAAGGGCGCTTATAAGGACTTTTGGCACAAATGTACCCCACTTTAGCTCTACCAAACCTTTTACAGGGCATACACTGGCAGCCGCTGCCGCAATTGAGGCAGTATTCAGCGTGCTGGCATTACAGCATAATAAGGTGTTTCCTAACCTTAACTATAAAACCAAAATGGAAGAGTTTGATCTTGTTCCGCAAACGGTTTTAATGGAAAAAGAAATCAATCATGTGTTGTCAAACTCTTTTGGGTTTGGCGGTAACTGTTCAACCCTTTTGTTCTCAAAAAGCTAA
- a CDS encoding phosphopantetheine-binding protein, which produces MEALKQELKEKIITILNLEDIQPADINDNDALFGDGLGLDSIDALELIVMLDKDYGIKLSDPKEGRAIFQSIETMAAYITENRTK; this is translated from the coding sequence ATGGAAGCATTAAAACAGGAACTGAAAGAGAAAATTATTACCATTTTAAATCTTGAGGATATACAGCCTGCAGATATTAACGATAATGATGCACTTTTTGGTGACGGATTAGGTCTTGACTCTATTGATGCATTAGAGCTTATCGTGATGTTAGATAAGGATTATGGTATTAAGCTTTCTGATCCTAAAGAGGGAAGGGCTATATTCCAGTCTATTGAGACTATGGCTGCATACATTACAGAAAACCGTACTAAGTAA
- a CDS encoding 3-oxoacyl-ACP synthase: MAGKQYISGYCSIENNTVKLNGQDFFNVPDAAFAEFAKQLYRHLETDYPKFFKMDNLSKLSFLAAELLLKDGDNENTALLFANASSSLDTDVKFNDSISDKDNYFPSPAVFVYTLPNICLGEISIKHKLYTENSFFIFDAFNPEFFANYAAVLLNTDKAAKVLCGWVEFLNDEYKAFMYLVSDNGTIEHTPQNIQTLYLS, encoded by the coding sequence ATGGCAGGTAAGCAGTATATATCGGGTTATTGCAGTATTGAAAACAATACGGTAAAGCTAAACGGGCAGGATTTTTTTAATGTCCCTGATGCTGCTTTTGCAGAATTTGCCAAACAGTTATACAGGCATCTGGAAACCGATTATCCTAAGTTTTTTAAGATGGATAATTTGAGCAAGCTGTCTTTTCTTGCAGCAGAATTATTGCTTAAGGATGGCGATAATGAAAATACGGCACTCTTGTTTGCCAATGCCTCATCCAGCCTTGATACTGATGTGAAGTTTAACGATTCCATCAGCGATAAGGATAATTATTTTCCCAGTCCGGCGGTATTTGTATATACGCTGCCTAATATATGCCTGGGAGAGATTAGTATAAAGCACAAGTTATATACAGAAAATAGTTTCTTTATATTTGACGCTTTCAATCCGGAATTTTTTGCTAATTATGCAGCAGTCTTGTTAAATACCGATAAAGCTGCAAAAGTATTATGTGGCTGGGTTGAATTTTTAAACGACGAATACAAGGCGTTTATGTATCTGGTTTCCGATAACGGAACTATTGAGCATACGCCCCAAAACATACAAACACTATATTTAAGTTAA
- a CDS encoding beta-ketoacyl-[acyl-carrier-protein] synthase family protein produces the protein MDLRNVYISHTNCVTPLGFDVESNVHALEKGISGISRQDNPALMDAPFYSGVIDDEKLNAAFAAISNGNSYTRLEKMMLLALYPVVQKAGIALTGKTAFVLSTTKGNITALQHNEAVPQEAYLQGLAQNIAGFFGFSSQPIVVSNACVSGILAISVAKRIIQAGAYDHAFIVSGDEVSKFVLAGFNSFQAMSDEPCRPYSANRKGVTLGEAAAAALVTVDSKNANAKIIGDGSINDANHISGPSRTGEGLVRSIESALKEAKISADAIQYISAHGTATSFNDEMEAIAFNRTGLNEIPVNSFKGYYGHTLGASGLLETVMGLETMKHNRVYTSLGYDEPGVSQPINVIRENKDTQVDYFLKTASGFGGCNTAVVFQKIKNGR, from the coding sequence ATGGATTTAAGAAATGTTTATATAAGCCATACTAACTGCGTCACTCCGTTAGGATTTGATGTGGAAAGTAATGTGCATGCCCTTGAAAAAGGCATATCGGGTATAAGCAGGCAGGATAATCCGGCATTAATGGACGCGCCTTTCTATTCCGGAGTTATTGATGATGAAAAACTCAATGCTGCCTTTGCTGCAATAAGCAACGGAAACAGTTATACACGACTTGAGAAAATGATGCTGCTGGCATTGTATCCTGTTGTGCAAAAAGCAGGAATAGCGCTTACTGGTAAAACAGCATTTGTATTATCTACCACAAAGGGTAATATAACTGCTTTACAACATAATGAAGCTGTTCCTCAAGAAGCATATCTTCAGGGATTGGCACAAAACATAGCCGGTTTCTTTGGTTTTTCTTCCCAGCCTATAGTGGTGTCAAATGCCTGTGTGTCGGGTATACTGGCGATATCTGTGGCAAAGAGGATTATTCAGGCAGGGGCTTATGACCATGCTTTTATAGTAAGTGGCGATGAGGTCTCAAAGTTTGTTCTTGCCGGTTTCAATTCTTTTCAGGCAATGAGCGATGAGCCCTGCAGGCCTTATTCGGCAAACCGAAAAGGCGTTACTCTTGGCGAAGCTGCTGCTGCTGCATTGGTAACTGTGGACAGTAAGAATGCTAACGCAAAGATTATAGGAGACGGATCGATAAACGATGCCAACCATATATCGGGTCCTTCAAGAACGGGCGAAGGATTGGTAAGAAGTATAGAGAGTGCATTAAAGGAAGCTAAGATATCGGCAGATGCTATACAGTACATATCGGCACACGGTACAGCAACCTCCTTTAACGATGAGATGGAAGCAATAGCCTTTAACAGGACAGGACTTAATGAGATTCCTGTAAACAGTTTTAAAGGGTATTACGGGCATACCCTTGGTGCATCGGGACTTTTAGAAACGGTAATGGGATTAGAAACTATGAAGCATAACAGGGTCTATACCTCATTAGGGTATGATGAACCGGGTGTTTCGCAGCCTATAAATGTAATACGTGAAAATAAAGATACACAGGTAGATTATTTCCTTAAAACGGCTTCCGGATTTGGGGGCTGTAATACGGCTGTTGTATTTCAAAAAATAAAGAATGGCAGGTAA
- a CDS encoding acyl-CoA thioesterase produces MMKRKEQYKEAEALTVTQEVRVRFNETDPLGIVWHGYYITYFEDGREAFGRQHGVSYLDIHSHGYTTPIVKSSCEHKLPLKYGDVFRIETTIVDTPAAKMIFRYKIFDADNNIACTGETIQVFLNSEGIMQLNYPPFFEEWRSKVGLI; encoded by the coding sequence ATGATGAAAAGAAAAGAGCAGTATAAAGAAGCAGAGGCACTAACGGTTACTCAGGAAGTAAGGGTTCGTTTTAATGAAACAGATCCGCTGGGAATTGTATGGCACGGCTACTACATAACTTATTTTGAAGACGGGCGTGAGGCTTTTGGCAGGCAGCATGGTGTTAGCTATCTGGATATCCATAGCCACGGTTATACAACACCTATTGTCAAGTCAAGCTGTGAGCACAAGCTGCCATTAAAGTATGGCGATGTTTTCAGGATAGAGACTACTATTGTAGATACTCCTGCTGCCAAAATGATTTTCAGGTATAAGATATTTGATGCAGATAATAACATTGCCTGTACAGGAGAAACCATACAGGTGTTTTTAAATAGTGAAGGGATAATGCAGCTTAACTATCCTCCTTTTTTTGAGGAATGGAGAAGTAAAGTAGGACTGATATAA
- a CDS encoding ABC transporter permease, which yields MYKLWMSIYKEVLLLKRDAGGLVILFVMPLVLIITITLIQDSTFKTATETKIPILLVDNDKGEVSELVKENLGESNSFEVITSQDGKAIDEAFAKEKVFDGDYQLAIIIPEKLSEGLKEKVEENVTSIMQGVMEEDTVSVEPSAKKEAPKEVRLYFDPASQTAFKTAVKSTIDKMISQIETKTIYNAFTEQLGEESVAAFNQESYISFKEIVPMFDNKEMVPNSTQHNVPAWTLFAIFFIVVPLSINIVKEKSQGTNVRLRTNPVSYATVIGGKTITYLIICMLQFYLMLGVGMYVFPKIGLSPLELDGTFALMSVVALFSGLAAVGFGILLGTVAKTQEQSAPFGATSVVILAAIGGVWVPVFAMPKIMQHIAKISPMNWGLEAFYDVLLRKYTIIGILPYLGLLLLFFLIMTAVSIFYDEKKRAV from the coding sequence ATGTATAAGTTATGGATGTCCATATATAAGGAAGTGCTTTTGCTTAAGCGTGATGCGGGAGGGCTGGTTATACTTTTTGTTATGCCGCTGGTACTTATCATTACCATAACGCTTATACAGGACAGTACGTTTAAAACAGCTACCGAAACCAAAATCCCGATACTACTTGTAGACAACGATAAGGGAGAGGTGTCTGAACTGGTGAAGGAAAATCTTGGAGAAAGCAATTCGTTTGAGGTTATTACATCTCAGGATGGTAAAGCGATTGATGAGGCATTTGCAAAAGAGAAAGTGTTTGACGGCGACTATCAGTTAGCCATCATAATACCCGAGAAGCTGAGTGAAGGGCTTAAGGAAAAAGTAGAAGAGAACGTAACCAGTATAATGCAGGGCGTCATGGAAGAGGATACGGTTTCCGTAGAGCCTTCTGCAAAAAAGGAAGCCCCAAAAGAGGTAAGGTTGTATTTTGACCCGGCTTCGCAAACCGCATTTAAAACAGCAGTGAAAAGCACTATAGACAAAATGATTTCGCAAATAGAAACCAAAACAATCTATAATGCTTTTACAGAGCAGCTGGGTGAAGAAAGTGTTGCAGCTTTTAATCAGGAGAGCTATATAAGCTTTAAGGAGATCGTACCTATGTTTGATAACAAGGAAATGGTGCCAAACTCTACACAGCATAATGTACCTGCCTGGACGCTGTTTGCCATATTTTTTATTGTAGTGCCATTATCCATAAATATAGTTAAGGAAAAAAGCCAGGGAACCAATGTAAGGTTAAGAACAAACCCTGTAAGTTATGCAACCGTGATAGGAGGTAAAACTATTACTTACCTTATTATCTGCATGCTTCAGTTTTACCTAATGTTGGGAGTTGGGATGTATGTATTCCCAAAAATAGGGCTATCACCTTTAGAGTTGGACGGTACTTTTGCACTAATGAGTGTTGTTGCACTATTTAGTGGCCTTGCAGCTGTAGGCTTTGGGATATTACTGGGTACTGTGGCAAAAACTCAGGAACAATCGGCGCCGTTTGGAGCTACTTCTGTGGTTATACTTGCAGCTATAGGCGGAGTATGGGTACCTGTTTTTGCAATGCCGAAAATAATGCAGCATATCGCTAAAATATCTCCTATGAACTGGGGTCTTGAAGCGTTTTATGATGTGCTTTTAAGAAAATATACGATAATAGGAATTTTGCCCTATTTAGGGCTATTACTGCTGTTTTTCCTGATAATGACGGCAGTATCAATTTTTTATGATGAAAAGAAAAGAGCAGTATAA
- a CDS encoding ABC transporter ATP-binding protein, producing MTDPIIEIQSLSKKYKNADVYSVNNLSLGINKGEIFGLLGPNGAGKTTLISMLCGLIKPTSGNFSINGYNYANDAHAIKKIMGVVPQEYALYPTLTARENLMYFGSMYGLKGKVLRQKINDSLDYLGLLKFADKKIDTFSGGMKRRINLLAGQLHEPSVLFLDEPTVGVDVHSKAVIIEYLKQVNQSGTTIIYTSHHLAEAQDLCSHIAIIDNGEIMIKGTPQEIIELTHNAHTLEDVFLSLTGKALRDHV from the coding sequence ATGACAGATCCTATAATAGAAATACAATCCCTTTCTAAAAAGTATAAGAATGCCGATGTCTATTCGGTTAATAATTTGTCTTTGGGAATAAACAAGGGAGAAATATTCGGTTTGCTTGGCCCTAACGGAGCCGGTAAGACGACACTTATTTCTATGTTATGCGGACTTATAAAACCCACATCGGGCAATTTTAGCATTAATGGGTACAATTATGCTAACGATGCGCATGCAATAAAAAAGATTATGGGTGTGGTTCCGCAGGAATATGCTTTATACCCTACACTTACCGCCCGCGAAAACCTTATGTACTTTGGCAGTATGTATGGCCTTAAAGGAAAGGTGTTAAGACAAAAGATAAACGATTCGCTGGATTACCTGGGCCTTTTAAAGTTTGCCGATAAAAAAATCGACACTTTTTCAGGTGGTATGAAAAGAAGGATCAACCTTTTGGCAGGGCAGTTACACGAACCATCAGTACTGTTTTTAGATGAGCCTACCGTAGGGGTAGATGTGCACTCTAAAGCGGTTATTATTGAATATCTAAAACAGGTAAACCAAAGCGGTACTACCATTATATATACCTCACATCATTTGGCAGAGGCGCAGGATTTGTGCAGCCATATTGCCATTATTGATAATGGTGAGATAATGATTAAAGGTACTCCGCAGGAAATAATAGAACTTACTCATAACGCACACACTCTTGAAGATGTGTTCCTTTCATTAACCGGTAAAGCCTTAAGAGACCATGTATAA